A DNA window from Streptomyces parvus contains the following coding sequences:
- a CDS encoding DMT family transporter: MRAQDSATPSSAIAVAGPAVTPHPTSAAPGAGPSTAPGGAGAASGPTPGPSTGDPSSGPSAASSAGRSGTVLAGLGVVAFSLTFPATAWGLESFGPWSLVALRSVLAALVAGGVLLAARVPLPARRHLAGLAVVGGGVVVGFPLLTTLALQTSTTSHAAVVVGLLPLTTAVLGSLRTEERPSRTFWIAALAGAAVVIAFTVQQSGGALAAGDLYLFGALLVCAAGYTEGGRLARVMPGWQVIGWALVLCLPLAVAGSLVALPLEPVRLNAHGVLGLVWVAAGSTFLGLYVWYRGMAAIGVARASQLQLAQPLLTLVWSFLLLGEELSAAAPVAAVAVLVCIAATQRAGRRAGREARTVRS; the protein is encoded by the coding sequence ATGAGAGCACAGGATAGCGCTACCCCTTCTTCAGCGATAGCGGTCGCTGGTCCGGCGGTCACCCCGCACCCCACGTCGGCGGCCCCCGGGGCGGGCCCGTCGACAGCGCCGGGAGGAGCCGGGGCGGCGAGCGGCCCCACGCCGGGGCCGTCGACCGGAGACCCATCAAGCGGCCCTTCGGCCGCTTCTTCGGCCGGCCGGAGCGGCACCGTGCTCGCCGGGCTCGGCGTCGTGGCGTTCTCGCTCACCTTTCCGGCCACCGCCTGGGGTCTGGAGAGCTTCGGCCCCTGGTCCCTGGTGGCGCTGCGCAGCGTGCTCGCCGCCCTGGTCGCGGGCGGGGTGCTGCTGGCCGCACGCGTCCCGCTGCCCGCGCGCCGCCACTTGGCCGGGCTCGCGGTGGTAGGAGGCGGGGTGGTCGTGGGCTTCCCGCTGCTGACCACGCTGGCCCTCCAGACCTCCACCACCTCGCACGCGGCCGTGGTCGTGGGTCTGCTGCCGCTGACCACGGCGGTGCTGGGGTCCCTGCGCACCGAGGAGCGGCCCTCGCGGACGTTCTGGATCGCGGCCCTCGCCGGGGCGGCCGTGGTGATCGCTTTCACCGTGCAGCAGAGCGGCGGCGCCCTGGCGGCCGGCGATCTTTACCTGTTCGGCGCGTTGCTGGTCTGCGCGGCCGGATACACCGAGGGCGGCCGGCTGGCCCGCGTGATGCCGGGGTGGCAGGTGATCGGCTGGGCACTGGTCCTGTGCCTGCCGCTCGCGGTGGCGGGCAGCCTGGTGGCTCTGCCGCTCGAACCCGTGCGCCTGAACGCCCACGGCGTCCTCGGCCTGGTCTGGGTCGCCGCCGGATCCACCTTCCTCGGGCTGTACGTCTGGTACCGGGGGATGGCGGCGATCGGGGTGGCCCGCGCCAGTCAGCTCCAACTCGCCCAGCCACTGCTGACGCTCGTGTGGTCCTTCCTTCTGCTCGGCGAGGAGTTGTCGGCGGCGGCTCCGGTCGCGGCGGTGGCCGTACTCGTCTGCATCGCCGCCACCCAGCGGGCGGGCCGCCGCGCAGGACGGGAAGCCAGGACCGTACGGTCATAG